A region of Spodoptera frugiperda isolate SF20-4 chromosome 26, AGI-APGP_CSIRO_Sfru_2.0, whole genome shotgun sequence DNA encodes the following proteins:
- the LOC118272208 gene encoding uncharacterized protein LOC118272208: protein MRAYYGATEGGTNLTAYRERMLSMFQVLEPSVNVSAQRLSDQVRVIQRNRRLDEAALDRLRSEALRNRVVPAPPQEVAQTPTVSQNVTPTTPAAGVEDDRVEQVSTQCNERLRSALEDAIREYRFAPLKPKLPRLPMCGKNRALVSALDSLLKTYFESSENLYDTHSILYCGAVAACRVANVRFSNLDAAVRPKPAVPAWQCRIERRISEARVLIGKLSCFREGNTRPRVMRFVRRAFVGTETSPHEYMSRVTERIDFLKQKVYAWANRIRRYKKRVERYTQNRMFQRDQRWVYRNWERSNQDVTDGRRPDDEATNTFWRNIWSVPVSHTEDDWICDVERGCETVPEMEEVIITSSDVSSAACSVPNWKSPGPDGLHNFWLKWFTSSHARLASQFQAALEAGSLPQFLTTGVTHLLHKSVLEIEDKTLHTVEDASRYKHIMDTIEIKRIDFNF, encoded by the coding sequence ATGCGCGCGTACTACGGTGCTACGGAGGGAGGAACTAACCTCACTGCGTACCGTGAAAGGATGCTGTCGATGTTTCAGGTACTCGAACCATCCGTCAACGTCTCGGCTCAACGACTCTCGGATCAGGTGCGGGTCATCCAACGCAATCGTAGATTGGACGAGGCTGCACTTGATCGGCTACGCTCAGAAGCACTGCGCAACCGTGTCGTCCCCGCCCCACCACAAGAGGTGGCACAAACACCTACAGTGTCACAAAATGTGACACCGACCACTCCTGCCGCTGGAGTGGAGGACGACAGGGTTGAACAAGTAAGTACTCAGTGCAATGAACGACTGAGGAGTGCTTTGGAGGATGCGATTCGTGAGTATAGATTTGctcctttaaaaccaaaactgccACGTTTGCCCATGTGTGGAAAAAATAGGGCGCTGGTAAGCGCTCTGGATTcgctacttaaaacatattttgaaagtagcGAAAACCTCTATGATACACACTCGATCCTGTACTGTGGGGCGGTAGCAGCTTGTCGAGTGGCTAACGTCAGATTCTCGAATCTTGACGCAGCAGTCCGACCAAAACCAGCAGTACCAGCCTGGCAGTGCAGGATTGAGCGTCGTATCAGTGAGGCCAGGGTGCTTATCGGCAAACTATCCTGCTTCAGGGAGGGCAATACTCGTCCTAGAGTGATGCGCTTTGTAAGACGTGCATTTGTGGGGACTGAAACCAGTCCTCATGAATACATGTCGCGTGTTACAGAGCGCATCGACTTCCTGAAGCAGAAAGTCTACGCATGGGCAAATCGTATCAGGCGGTACAAAAAACGAGTTGAGCGATATACTCAGAATCGCATGTTCCAAAGAGATCAGAGATGGGTATATAGAAATTGGGAACGATCCAACCAAGATGTGACTGATGGGCGGCGACCGGATGATGAAGCCACTAACACATTTTGGCGCAACATCTGGTCGGTGCCTGTTAGCCACACAGAGGATGACTGGATTTGTGATGTTGAGCGAGGGTGTGAAACTGTGCCAGAGATGGAGGAGGTGATAATCACCTCCTCTGATGTGAGCAGTGCAGCCTGTTCGGTCCCAAATTGGAAATCACCGGGGCCAGACGGGCTGCACAACTTCTGGCTCAAATGGTTCACCAGTTCACACGCTCGCTTAGCATCACAGTTCCAGGCAGCTTTAGAAGCTGGATCGTTGCCCCAATTTCTAACAACAGGCGTTACCCATCTGCTCCATAAATCAG